One genomic window of Methanomassiliicoccus sp. includes the following:
- a CDS encoding thermosome subunit, translating to MGNTPILILKEGTKRDRGKDAQYNNIMAARAIADAVRSTLGPRGMDKMLVDSLGDVVITNDGVTILKEIDVDHPAAKMLVEVAKTQDTEAGDGTTTAVVLSGELLKKATDLIDSNIHPTIIAGGYRLACTKAQEILDEVAMPIDVKDKKALKVVAETSMISKSVNASREYLADLAVKAVTAVAEQEGKKWNVDMDNIQIVKKTGGSTEDSEFIQGIILDKDPVHPQMPRKLEKAKIALLDVAIEVQKTEVDAKIEITDPSQMHAFLEEEENMLRKMVKAIKEAGANAVFCQKGIDDLAQHFLAKEKIMSLRRVKKSDMEKVAKATGGVIITKIEELTADELGSAALIEVRAMGEDDMTFVTGCKNPKAVSLLLRGGTQHVVDEVERSLDDAMSVVAVAIEDGKTVTGGGSSAVEIAMRLREYAASIGGREQIAIDAYASALEVIPTALSENAGLDPIDILINMRKAHKDGKVNAGLNVYTGKVVDMKDLKVIEPIRVGRQAINSATDAAVLILRIDDVIAAKGYHTPGGGAPDMGGMGGMDED from the coding sequence ATGGGAAACACACCTATACTCATCCTCAAGGAGGGTACGAAGAGAGACCGGGGCAAGGACGCTCAGTACAACAACATCATGGCCGCTAGGGCCATCGCTGACGCAGTCCGCAGTACCTTGGGACCCCGTGGGATGGACAAGATGCTCGTAGACAGCCTGGGGGATGTAGTCATTACCAACGATGGCGTGACCATCCTCAAGGAGATCGACGTCGATCACCCCGCGGCCAAGATGCTCGTGGAGGTCGCCAAGACCCAGGACACCGAGGCCGGAGACGGTACCACCACCGCTGTGGTCTTGTCCGGTGAGCTCCTCAAGAAGGCCACCGACCTGATAGATTCTAACATTCACCCCACCATCATCGCGGGCGGCTACAGGCTTGCCTGTACCAAGGCCCAGGAGATCCTGGACGAGGTCGCGATGCCTATCGATGTCAAGGACAAGAAGGCCCTGAAGGTCGTTGCCGAGACCTCGATGATCTCCAAGTCCGTGAACGCCTCCCGTGAGTACCTCGCTGACCTTGCCGTGAAGGCGGTCACCGCGGTCGCCGAGCAGGAAGGCAAGAAGTGGAACGTGGACATGGACAACATCCAGATCGTGAAGAAGACCGGCGGGTCCACCGAGGACTCCGAGTTCATCCAGGGTATCATCCTGGACAAGGACCCGGTCCACCCCCAGATGCCCCGGAAGCTGGAGAAGGCCAAGATCGCCCTTCTCGACGTGGCCATCGAGGTCCAGAAGACCGAGGTCGACGCCAAGATCGAGATCACCGATCCCAGCCAGATGCATGCCTTCCTCGAGGAAGAGGAGAACATGCTCCGCAAAATGGTCAAGGCCATCAAGGAGGCCGGAGCCAACGCGGTGTTCTGCCAGAAGGGTATCGACGACCTTGCCCAGCACTTCCTGGCCAAGGAGAAGATCATGTCCCTCCGCCGTGTCAAGAAGTCCGATATGGAGAAGGTCGCCAAGGCCACCGGCGGCGTCATCATCACCAAGATCGAGGAGCTGACCGCTGATGAGCTGGGAAGCGCCGCTTTGATCGAGGTCCGCGCCATGGGCGAGGACGACATGACCTTCGTCACCGGCTGCAAGAACCCCAAGGCCGTGTCCCTGTTGCTGAGAGGCGGCACCCAGCATGTCGTCGATGAGGTCGAGAGGTCCCTGGATGACGCCATGAGCGTGGTCGCGGTCGCTATCGAGGACGGCAAGACCGTCACCGGCGGCGGAAGCTCCGCCGTGGAGATCGCCATGAGGCTCCGCGAGTACGCCGCTTCCATCGGAGGACGCGAGCAGATCGCCATCGACGCCTATGCTAGCGCCCTGGAGGTCATTCCCACCGCTCTCTCCGAGAACGCTGGCCTGGACCCCATCGACATCCTCATCAACATGAGGAAGGCCCACAAGGACGGCAAGGTCAACGCCGGTCTCAACGTCTACACCGGCAAGGTCGTGGACATGAAGGACCTGAAGGTCATCGAGCCCATCAGGGTCGGTCGCCAAGCCATCAACTCCGCCACCGATGCCGCGGTCCTCATTCTCAGGATCGACGACGTAATCGCCGCCAAGGGATACCACACCCCCGGCGGGGGCGCTCCTGACATGGGCGGAATGGGCGGAATGGACGAGGACTGA
- a CDS encoding cation:proton antiporter has protein sequence MEYSGLMLEIGLILMVAFIGALLASRSRQSVILGYIAAGVIIGPYLHFQIGDFTYNGIIQETEFIETISELGLILLIFFVGMEFSLDKIRRVKGPAVILSIIDVGVNLFTGILLATGLGWPLIDTLFLASVLAMSCSAVAMKTLMELGRLERPETEFLLGMIILEEFISMLFLTIVGGLVIHTDADFTVSSMLMGLGAFFLFFIIMAAVVVPRVIARLQRMKSDEMFVLFMLGAICLSAAFAELCGVPALIGAFFIGMTFAESKITLRAERIIVPLRDAFVAMFFVAFGMLIDPSLFGSVWVIIVIAVVLITVDEILIMSALAYLVGFGRRAATSVGASFSARGGESIMYASVGSQAAGATKGAELYPIAGAVTFIMSVLCPLYIRKAFSLADWVARKAPRFMTYGAGVISRTFNKMVMPGSRVFTLSRSLLLAFIAFLVLVMAVAITPGLPGLVLYYLAISSVVLIWYLLQKDLLNVVTKVDYSNLGVKEGVERTVSHYVATASCLGLIMVASVALMYLVYWPSVVVITLAYLLWFIYLMHLSYNRTCDLARYDEIRERSFQPPAIMEIEKPVFNHRQRWKDF, from the coding sequence ATGGAATATAGCGGTCTGATGCTGGAGATAGGGCTCATCTTGATGGTGGCCTTCATCGGGGCCCTCCTCGCCTCGAGGTCCAGACAGAGCGTTATCCTGGGATACATCGCCGCAGGGGTGATCATCGGCCCCTATCTTCACTTCCAGATCGGGGACTTCACCTACAATGGCATCATACAGGAAACGGAGTTTATCGAGACCATATCCGAGCTGGGGCTGATACTCCTCATCTTCTTCGTGGGCATGGAATTCTCCCTGGACAAGATCAGACGGGTCAAGGGGCCTGCGGTGATCCTCTCCATCATCGATGTGGGCGTGAACCTTTTCACCGGAATCCTGCTGGCGACGGGCCTGGGATGGCCGCTCATCGACACCTTGTTCCTGGCCTCGGTGCTGGCCATGAGCTGTTCGGCGGTAGCCATGAAGACCCTCATGGAGCTGGGGCGCTTGGAGAGGCCGGAGACGGAGTTCCTGTTAGGCATGATCATCCTAGAGGAGTTCATCTCCATGCTCTTCCTGACCATCGTGGGCGGCCTGGTGATCCACACCGACGCTGACTTCACGGTCTCCAGCATGCTCATGGGATTGGGGGCGTTCTTCCTGTTCTTCATCATAATGGCTGCAGTTGTGGTACCGCGGGTCATCGCCCGCCTGCAGAGGATGAAGAGCGACGAGATGTTCGTCCTGTTCATGCTGGGAGCTATCTGCCTGTCGGCGGCCTTTGCCGAACTGTGCGGGGTGCCGGCGCTGATAGGGGCGTTCTTCATTGGCATGACCTTCGCCGAGTCCAAGATCACCCTCCGGGCAGAGCGGATCATCGTGCCGCTGCGGGATGCCTTCGTGGCCATGTTCTTTGTGGCCTTCGGGATGCTGATAGACCCATCGTTGTTCGGCTCGGTCTGGGTCATCATAGTCATTGCGGTGGTGCTCATTACCGTCGACGAGATCCTTATCATGTCGGCACTGGCCTACCTCGTGGGCTTCGGACGGCGGGCCGCCACCTCTGTGGGAGCTTCCTTCAGCGCCCGAGGGGGAGAGTCCATAATGTACGCCAGCGTGGGGAGCCAGGCGGCGGGGGCCACCAAGGGGGCGGAGCTTTACCCGATCGCCGGGGCCGTGACCTTTATCATGAGCGTTCTGTGTCCCCTATACATACGAAAGGCCTTTTCGCTTGCGGACTGGGTTGCCCGGAAAGCCCCGCGGTTCATGACCTACGGGGCAGGAGTGATCTCCCGGACCTTCAACAAGATGGTCATGCCCGGGAGCAGGGTGTTCACCCTCTCCCGCTCCCTCCTCCTCGCCTTCATCGCATTCCTGGTCCTGGTGATGGCGGTGGCCATAACACCTGGGCTCCCAGGGCTGGTCCTGTACTACTTGGCGATCAGCTCGGTGGTGCTGATATGGTATCTGCTGCAGAAGGACCTCCTGAACGTGGTGACCAAGGTGGACTACTCCAACCTGGGAGTGAAGGAGGGGGTGGAGAGGACGGTGAGCCATTATGTCGCCACCGCGTCATGTCTGGGCCTCATCATGGTAGCGAGCGTGGCCCTTATGTACCTGGTATATTGGCCTTCAGTCGTCGTTATTACTCTGGCCTACCTGTTGTGGTTCATCTACCTCATGCACCTCTCCTACAATAGGACCTGCGATCTTGCCCGTTACGATGAGATACGGGAGAGGAGCTTTCAGCCACCGGCTATCATGGAGATCGAGAAACCCGTGTTCAACCACCGTCAGCGCTGGAAGGACTTCTGA
- a CDS encoding DUF2240 family protein, with the protein MGELETCLAVLFKRKGKNVMTETEFMLTVSFDYRWFTPKEAQMLLDVSVKKGLLVRTEEFLKPNFDIKDIEASLSFRPTKAVLSAEKEEISIFAQLVQLISDKGGLKKRDAVARINRTQERLGVDVEVAAVLVARDLGIDVTSYLEPVKKEILSR; encoded by the coding sequence ATGGGTGAACTGGAGACCTGTCTGGCTGTGCTCTTCAAGCGCAAGGGCAAGAACGTGATGACCGAGACCGAGTTCATGCTGACGGTCTCCTTCGACTACCGGTGGTTCACGCCCAAGGAGGCACAGATGCTCCTGGACGTATCCGTCAAGAAGGGGCTCCTTGTCCGCACGGAGGAGTTCCTCAAGCCCAACTTCGACATCAAGGACATCGAGGCGTCCCTGTCCTTCCGACCCACCAAGGCGGTGTTGAGCGCGGAGAAGGAGGAGATCTCCATCTTCGCGCAGCTGGTGCAGCTCATCTCCGACAAGGGCGGGCTGAAGAAGCGGGACGCGGTGGCACGCATCAACCGCACCCAGGAGCGCCTGGGAGTTGACGTGGAGGTCGCCGCGGTGCTGGTCGCCAGGGACCTGGGCATCGATGTTACCTCTTACCTGGAACCGGTAAAAAAAGAGATACTGAGCCGGTGA
- a CDS encoding TIGR00270 family protein, with protein sequence MLCEMCGKESDFTKTIFVEGTKLTVCKECSRFGESPDGKGGGAKRGTTVAPSRTMVTERLEARERRMRTRSIYSDEETTDLIPEYSKVIREARAARDWKQEDLAAKLNERASVIAKLENGTMRPNDALLKKLEHELGVKLTEKVSVVKPEGGRSTGKTLTLGDMIKKK encoded by the coding sequence ATGTTGTGCGAGATGTGCGGTAAGGAATCAGATTTCACCAAGACGATTTTCGTGGAAGGTACCAAGCTCACAGTCTGCAAGGAGTGCTCCCGCTTTGGGGAGAGCCCGGACGGAAAGGGCGGGGGGGCGAAGCGGGGAACCACCGTCGCCCCCAGCCGCACCATGGTGACCGAGAGGCTGGAGGCTCGGGAGCGCAGGATGCGTACCCGGTCCATCTACTCCGACGAGGAGACCACGGACCTCATACCGGAGTACTCCAAGGTCATCCGCGAGGCCCGGGCCGCCCGGGATTGGAAGCAGGAGGACCTTGCGGCCAAGCTGAACGAGAGGGCAAGCGTCATTGCCAAGCTGGAGAACGGGACCATGCGGCCGAACGACGCCCTCTTGAAGAAGCTCGAGCACGAGCTGGGGGTGAAGCTCACGGAGAAAGTGTCGGTGGTGAAGCCAGAGGGTGGCCGCTCTACGGGCAAGACCCTCACCCTGGGCGATATGATCAAGAAGAAATGA
- a CDS encoding proteasome-activating nucleotidase yields MRDKIEVLERRNGELLEEIRRVEGEKRYVESELFRLQKELKRMRAEMERLKSPPLIIGAIKDVLADGRVIVKSSTGPDFIVSTSEYVPSEDLIVGARVALNKQTLAVMGVLPPSLDPIVIGAEIIEKPEISYGEIGGLEEQILEVREAVEDPLLRPELYKKVGIEPPKGVLLVGPPGTGKTLLAKAVAHQTNATFIRFVGSELVQKYIGEGARLVRELFELAKEKAPSIVFIDELDSIGAKRLEVATSGDREVQRTLMQLLSELDGFNPIGEVKIIGATNRPDILDEALLRPGRFDRIIEIPIPGYEGRLEILKIHTKKMAIDENITLSELAMKADGATGADLKAICTEAGMFAIRDNRDHISMSDFERAIIKVLDNEASKIVESGVMFA; encoded by the coding sequence ATGAGGGACAAGATCGAGGTCCTCGAGAGGCGTAACGGCGAGCTCCTGGAGGAAATAAGACGGGTAGAGGGAGAGAAGCGCTATGTCGAGAGCGAGCTCTTCCGACTGCAGAAGGAGCTCAAGCGCATGAGGGCGGAGATGGAGAGACTTAAGTCCCCTCCTCTAATTATCGGCGCCATCAAGGATGTTCTCGCCGACGGAAGGGTCATCGTTAAGAGCTCCACAGGCCCGGACTTCATCGTATCTACCTCCGAGTACGTTCCCAGCGAGGATCTTATCGTGGGCGCGAGGGTCGCTCTCAACAAGCAAACCCTGGCGGTCATGGGCGTTCTGCCTCCCTCCCTAGACCCGATCGTCATCGGTGCAGAGATAATCGAGAAGCCGGAGATCTCCTACGGGGAGATCGGTGGCCTGGAGGAGCAGATCCTAGAGGTCAGGGAGGCCGTGGAGGACCCCCTGCTCCGGCCTGAGCTGTATAAGAAGGTCGGTATCGAGCCTCCTAAGGGAGTCCTGCTGGTCGGTCCCCCCGGAACGGGTAAGACCCTGCTAGCCAAGGCCGTGGCGCACCAGACCAACGCTACATTCATACGCTTCGTGGGTTCCGAGCTGGTGCAGAAGTACATCGGTGAGGGTGCCAGGCTTGTCCGCGAGCTGTTCGAGCTGGCCAAGGAGAAGGCCCCCAGCATCGTGTTCATCGACGAGCTTGATTCCATCGGCGCCAAGAGGCTGGAGGTCGCTACCAGCGGCGACCGCGAGGTCCAGAGGACCCTGATGCAGCTCCTGTCGGAGCTGGACGGCTTCAACCCTATCGGGGAGGTCAAGATCATCGGGGCCACCAACCGTCCGGACATCCTCGACGAGGCGCTCCTGAGACCAGGTAGGTTCGACAGGATCATAGAGATCCCCATCCCCGGTTACGAGGGCAGACTGGAGATCCTCAAGATCCACACCAAGAAGATGGCCATCGACGAGAACATCACCCTTTCCGAGCTGGCCATGAAGGCCGATGGCGCCACGGGCGCGGACCTCAAGGCCATCTGCACCGAGGCCGGCATGTTCGCCATCCGCGACAACCGCGACCACATCAGCATGAGCGACTTCGAGAGGGCTATCATTAAGGTCCTGGATAACGAAGCGTCGAAGATCGTGGAATCCGGTGTGATGTTCGCATAA
- a CDS encoding winged helix-turn-helix transcriptional regulator — MKVMGAAKVFVDEKSAKILLAVLNRPLSALEICKVTGVPIAHVFSRLRVLEKKGLVAKVSYRYDARGRERPVYRSMLYDSLVFVDRGKLKVTFQLVAADQQNFSQAGEALL; from the coding sequence ATGAAGGTCATGGGAGCTGCCAAGGTCTTTGTGGACGAGAAGTCAGCAAAGATCCTGTTGGCAGTTCTGAACCGTCCGCTCTCAGCACTAGAGATATGCAAGGTAACAGGGGTACCGATAGCGCATGTGTTCTCCCGACTGCGCGTTCTGGAGAAGAAGGGGCTCGTGGCCAAGGTATCCTATCGCTATGATGCCCGGGGAAGGGAGAGGCCGGTCTACCGCTCCATGCTCTATGACTCCTTGGTCTTCGTGGACAGGGGCAAGCTGAAGGTGACCTTCCAACTGGTGGCCGCTGACCAGCAGAACTTCTCTCAGGCCGGCGAAGCCCTACTCTAA
- a CDS encoding GTPase, giving the protein MHYVYFIGTAGSGKSSLVQAFSEWLDVNGISSIIVNLDPGADFIPYEADVDIRDWIHLDEIMAEYSLGPNGAQIVASDLMAVNAKEWVPVIKSMESDYCLIDTPGQMELFAFRQSSNALVEELGREDSILVFLSDPTLARTPNGFISDMMLCGITQFRFSLPILNVLSKSDLLKEEELEELSIWSRDAYALYNALTEKDMSSQAIISAEFLKAMENVGMYKELTPVSAMEGTGMEDIYNTVQQYFEGGEDAGSRPSLE; this is encoded by the coding sequence ATGCACTACGTTTACTTCATTGGAACTGCCGGAAGCGGCAAGAGCTCTCTGGTCCAGGCGTTCAGTGAGTGGCTGGACGTAAATGGGATCAGCAGCATCATCGTCAACCTGGACCCCGGCGCGGACTTCATCCCCTATGAGGCCGACGTGGACATCAGGGACTGGATCCACCTGGACGAGATCATGGCAGAGTACTCGCTGGGTCCCAATGGAGCTCAGATCGTGGCCTCGGACCTGATGGCGGTGAACGCCAAGGAGTGGGTGCCGGTGATAAAGTCCATGGAATCCGACTACTGCCTCATCGACACCCCCGGGCAGATGGAGTTGTTCGCCTTCCGCCAGTCCTCCAACGCCCTGGTGGAGGAGCTGGGTCGGGAGGACAGCATCCTGGTGTTCCTTTCGGACCCTACCCTGGCGCGCACCCCTAATGGGTTCATTTCCGATATGATGCTCTGCGGGATCACCCAGTTCCGGTTCTCCCTCCCCATACTCAACGTCCTCTCGAAGTCGGACCTGCTCAAGGAAGAGGAGCTGGAGGAGCTCTCCATATGGTCACGGGACGCTTATGCTCTCTATAATGCCCTAACCGAGAAGGATATGTCATCCCAGGCGATCATCAGCGCCGAGTTCCTGAAGGCGATGGAGAACGTGGGCATGTACAAGGAGCTGACCCCCGTGTCCGCTATGGAGGGTACGGGCATGGAGGACATCTACAACACGGTCCAGCAGTACTTCGAGGGCGGAGAGGACGCAGGGTCCCGACCCTCTTTAGAGTAG
- a CDS encoding cupin domain-containing protein: MRSTQDKKEIPEVTNIAMNPPGVLVDNARVRVLSAHIPAGDKAPMHSHPDHVVYVLNGGVVKLTYPSGKEDTMELGSGKAIYMEAQSHEVTNLSDKDIDMVVIELK, encoded by the coding sequence TTGAGATCGACGCAGGACAAGAAAGAGATACCAGAAGTAACCAATATCGCGATGAACCCACCGGGGGTTTTGGTGGACAACGCTCGGGTACGCGTGTTGAGCGCACACATACCTGCGGGCGACAAGGCCCCCATGCACTCACATCCAGATCATGTAGTGTATGTATTGAACGGGGGCGTGGTCAAATTGACCTATCCTTCCGGAAAGGAAGACACCATGGAGCTGGGGTCAGGCAAGGCCATCTACATGGAGGCTCAATCACACGAGGTGACGAACCTCAGCGATAAGGACATCGACATGGTGGTGATTGAGCTAAAGTGA